A single genomic interval of Candidatus Thermokryptus mobilis harbors:
- a CDS encoding MoaD/ThiS family protein, with product MNAKVRVLFFGRLKDVTGLEEIYISDVKDVESLKKLLFVKFPKLSQEKFSVAINYEIIFGNENLKDNDEIALIPPVSGG from the coding sequence ATGAATGCGAAGGTAAGGGTTTTATTTTTCGGAAGATTAAAAGATGTCACTGGCTTAGAGGAGATTTATATTTCTGATGTCAAAGATGTTGAAAGTTTAAAAAAGCTTCTATTTGTAAAATTCCCGAAATTAAGCCAGGAAAAATTTTCAGTGGCTATAAATTATGAAATAATCTTTGGTAATGAAAACTTGAAGGATAATGATGAGATTGCTTTAATACCACCCGTCTCGGGAGGTTAA
- the gatB gene encoding Asp-tRNA(Asn)/Glu-tRNA(Gln) amidotransferase subunit GatB translates to MLSDKYEAVIGLEVHAQLLTSSKAFCSCSTKFGLPPNTNVCPICLGMPGTLPVLNKKVVEFAVKLGLATNCKIRRYSIFARKNYFYPDLPKGYQISQYEDPICYDGYVEIELKEGVKKKIRLKRIHMEEDAGKSIHDQDIDTLIDINRCGVPLLEIVTEPDIRTPQEAALYLAKIRQLVQYLDICDGNMEEGSLRCDANVSVRLKGETKLGTKTEVKNMNSIKNVEKALEYEINRQIQILESGGTIIQETLLWDASAGVVRPMRSKEEAHDYRYFPEPDLVPVVVSEEWVEKIRKTIPELPEQRRDRFIRQYGLPKYDAEVLTSSKELANYYEECVKFTNDFKSASNWIMVEVLKILNERQIDITEFKVEPRFLAQLINLVNEGKINQATAKKVLEQISHTGEEPISVIERQGLMQISDEDFITEAVLKVLEQNKENVERYLAGKDKLFGYFVGEVMKLTKGKANPKLVNEILKRKLEEMKVSS, encoded by the coding sequence ATGCTTTCAGATAAATATGAAGCTGTGATTGGGCTTGAAGTACATGCACAATTATTAACAAGTTCAAAAGCTTTTTGCAGTTGCTCAACCAAGTTTGGACTCCCCCCGAACACGAATGTTTGTCCCATTTGTTTAGGAATGCCAGGAACTTTGCCTGTTTTAAATAAAAAAGTCGTTGAATTTGCCGTTAAACTTGGGCTTGCTACAAATTGTAAAATACGGCGTTACTCCATTTTCGCACGGAAAAATTACTTTTATCCCGACCTACCCAAGGGTTATCAGATTTCACAGTATGAGGATCCAATCTGTTATGACGGTTATGTTGAGATTGAACTTAAAGAAGGAGTAAAGAAAAAAATTAGATTGAAGCGAATCCATATGGAAGAGGACGCTGGTAAATCCATCCACGATCAAGATATTGACACATTAATTGATATTAATAGATGCGGTGTTCCATTACTTGAAATTGTTACTGAACCAGACATAAGAACACCACAAGAAGCTGCGCTTTACTTGGCTAAAATCAGACAGTTAGTTCAATACCTTGATATTTGCGACGGAAACATGGAAGAAGGTTCGCTCAGATGTGATGCAAATGTTTCTGTTAGGTTAAAAGGTGAGACGAAACTTGGAACGAAAACAGAAGTGAAAAATATGAACTCAATAAAAAATGTTGAGAAAGCGCTTGAATATGAAATTAACAGACAGATTCAAATCCTTGAAAGCGGGGGAACAATAATTCAAGAGACGCTCCTTTGGGACGCTTCAGCAGGTGTTGTCAGACCGATGAGGTCAAAGGAAGAAGCACACGATTACAGATATTTCCCCGAACCTGACCTTGTGCCGGTTGTGGTTTCTGAGGAGTGGGTTGAGAAAATAAGGAAAACAATCCCTGAATTGCCTGAGCAAAGGAGAGATAGATTCATTAGACAGTATGGTCTTCCAAAATACGATGCTGAAGTTTTAACATCCTCAAAAGAGCTTGCTAATTACTATGAGGAGTGTGTTAAGTTTACAAATGATTTTAAGTCCGCAAGTAATTGGATAATGGTTGAGGTCTTGAAAATTTTAAACGAAAGGCAAATTGATATAACTGAATTTAAAGTTGAGCCAAGATTTTTGGCGCAATTGATAAATCTTGTTAACGAAGGTAAAATTAATCAGGCAACAGCAAAGAAGGTTCTTGAGCAAATTTCACATACAGGGGAAGAGCCAATATCAGTGATAGAGAGACAGGGTCTTATGCAAATTAGCGATGAAGATTTTATAACGGAAGCGGTTCTTAAAGTTCTTGAGCAAAACAAGGAAAACGTTGAAAGATACCTCGCTGGTAAGGATAAATTGTTCGGATACTTCGTTGGTGAAGTTATGAAGCTGACAAAAGGCAAAGCAAACCCGAAGCTTGTAAATGAGATTTTGAAAAGGAAACTTGAAGAGATGAAGGTAAGTAGTTAG
- a CDS encoding molybdenum cofactor guanylyltransferase, producing MGKVKEISAAVLAGGKSTRFGKDKRFFKIGDKTFVEIMCEKVKNVFDFCYLSVEKNFDRLQIPEIEIISQFKVVYDRYDGIGPIGGVISVLCEVINKGCVFVPVDMPFLDEKILIYLSQIRDFDIAYFNLNGKVYPIPGYYSKNLISFIEEMISKGNFSLKTLIEGWGGKKLEISFSEIEKLGIGPESMLNVNEMKDLISIFKI from the coding sequence ATGGGAAAGGTAAAGGAAATATCGGCAGCTGTTCTTGCTGGTGGTAAATCTACAAGGTTTGGGAAAGATAAGAGATTTTTCAAAATAGGGGATAAGACATTCGTTGAAATAATGTGTGAAAAAGTCAAGAATGTATTTGATTTTTGCTATTTATCAGTTGAAAAGAACTTTGATAGGCTTCAAATACCAGAGATTGAAATAATATCTCAATTCAAGGTTGTTTATGATAGATATGATGGAATAGGTCCCATTGGAGGGGTGATAAGTGTTCTTTGTGAAGTTATAAACAAAGGGTGCGTTTTTGTGCCGGTTGATATGCCTTTTTTAGATGAAAAAATACTAATTTACCTATCTCAAATTAGAGATTTTGACATAGCCTACTTTAACTTGAATGGGAAGGTTTATCCTATACCCGGGTATTACTCAAAAAATCTTATTTCATTTATTGAGGAGATGATTTCAAAGGGTAATTTCTCTTTGAAAACTTTGATTGAGGGTTGGGGTGGGAAGAAATTAGAGATTAGTTTTAGTGAAATAGAAAAACTTGGAATAGGTCCTGAAAGTATGCTAAATGTAAATGAGATGAAGGATTTAATAAGTATTTTTAAAATTTGA
- a CDS encoding amidohydrolase family protein, producing the protein MKGKMIVLVLIVLFTLPVFSSDIIPGKPQEKPIALVGGTIHTVTKGTIENGVVLFDKGKIVAVGREINIPKDAEVIDVKGKHIYPGLINAFTTIGLIEIGAVRATRDVTEVGLVNPNVRAEIAFNPDSEHPPVTRSNGITMALVVPTGELIAGQSALMMLDGWTWEEMTLKAPVGLHIYWPRMTLPSRGFMFVRRSPEELKKEVETRLNLIRETFQKARAYKKAKESEIQKGVPYHDTDLKYEAMIPVLEGKVPVFIHANSSKEILSAIEWAESEGLKIVIVGGADSWKVADVLKNKGIPVILTNIHRLPSRRYSDYDEPFTVAYKLYKAGVKFCIGGEGGYYNERNLPYQAGTCVAFGLPREEALKAITIYPAEILGVADKVGSIEPGKDATLIVTTGDPLEISTQVVYEFIQGKKVDLSNRQVKLYEKYVEKYRRLGLLK; encoded by the coding sequence ATGAAAGGTAAAATGATCGTTTTGGTTTTGATCGTTCTGTTTACATTGCCCGTGTTTTCTTCGGATATAATCCCGGGGAAACCGCAGGAAAAGCCGATTGCATTGGTTGGTGGAACTATCCATACGGTAACGAAAGGAACAATAGAGAATGGTGTTGTTTTATTTGACAAAGGGAAAATTGTCGCCGTCGGGAGAGAAATTAACATACCAAAGGATGCCGAGGTTATAGATGTGAAAGGGAAGCACATTTACCCTGGACTTATAAATGCTTTCACGACTATTGGTTTAATAGAGATAGGCGCTGTAAGAGCAACGCGTGATGTCACAGAAGTTGGGCTTGTGAATCCAAATGTAAGAGCTGAGATTGCCTTTAATCCCGATAGCGAACATCCGCCAGTAACAAGGTCAAATGGTATAACAATGGCTCTTGTAGTTCCAACTGGTGAGCTTATAGCTGGGCAATCGGCTTTGATGATGCTTGATGGCTGGACTTGGGAAGAAATGACGCTTAAAGCACCCGTTGGTCTTCATATTTATTGGCCGAGGATGACTTTGCCATCTAGAGGATTTATGTTTGTGAGGAGAAGCCCCGAAGAATTGAAAAAGGAAGTTGAAACACGTCTTAATCTTATCAGGGAGACATTCCAAAAAGCAAGGGCTTATAAGAAAGCAAAAGAATCAGAAATTCAAAAAGGAGTTCCATATCACGATACTGATTTAAAGTATGAGGCGATGATTCCCGTTCTTGAAGGTAAAGTTCCTGTTTTCATTCATGCGAATTCTTCAAAGGAAATTTTATCGGCAATTGAATGGGCTGAAAGTGAAGGGCTTAAAATCGTAATCGTTGGTGGTGCTGACTCTTGGAAGGTGGCTGATGTGTTGAAAAATAAAGGCATCCCTGTAATCTTAACGAACATTCACCGCCTCCCCTCAAGAAGATATTCTGATTATGATGAGCCATTCACCGTGGCTTATAAACTTTATAAAGCCGGTGTTAAGTTCTGTATAGGTGGAGAAGGTGGTTATTACAATGAAAGGAATCTCCCATATCAAGCTGGGACTTGTGTTGCGTTTGGTCTTCCAAGGGAAGAGGCATTAAAAGCCATCACAATTTACCCCGCTGAAATACTTGGCGTTGCTGATAAAGTGGGTTCAATTGAACCAGGTAAAGATGCAACTTTAATCGTTACTACTGGTGACCCGCTTGAAATTTCAACGCAAGTCGTGTATGAGTTCATCCAAGGTAAAAAAGTTGATTTAAGTAATAGGCAGGTTAAGCTTTACGAAAAATATGTTGAAAAATATCGCCGTCTGGGTCTTTTGAAGTGA
- a CDS encoding molybdenum cofactor biosynthesis protein MoaE has protein sequence MYLTKEKINLDEILRGFDFGSGKNGSVIIFTGIVRGDEVKSGEFVESIFYDAYEQMAEREIEKIKNEARSKFPIDGILIRHRIGNVGVGEISFVVVVSSAHREEGFRAIQFIIDEVKSKVPIWKKEILSNGKTIWR, from the coding sequence ATGTATTTGACAAAAGAGAAAATAAATTTAGATGAAATTCTGAGAGGCTTTGATTTCGGATCGGGGAAAAATGGTTCGGTCATAATTTTCACAGGAATAGTAAGAGGTGATGAGGTAAAGAGTGGGGAATTTGTTGAAAGTATATTTTACGATGCATATGAACAAATGGCGGAAAGGGAGATAGAGAAAATAAAAAATGAAGCCCGAAGTAAATTTCCGATTGATGGCATTTTAATAAGACATAGAATTGGAAATGTTGGTGTTGGAGAGATATCGTTTGTTGTGGTAGTATCCTCTGCTCATAGGGAAGAAGGTTTCAGGGCGATACAATTTATAATTGATGAAGTGAAAAGTAAGGTTCCAATATGGAAAAAAGAAATTTTATCAAATGGAAAAACAATTTGGAGGTGA
- a CDS encoding sulfite exporter TauE/SafE family protein — protein sequence MLFYIIFFAVALIYSMVGLGGGTAYTAILTVYKTPYEVVPSTSLFLNTIVSLISFLNYRFHFPSERKFLISFIFLLGGGGAILGANLKLQEKTFFIILGFALVSSAILSLLQDFGMRERIKFKIHQNLLPFISFLVGFIAGITGIGGGIYLSPLLIFSGFPTKEIASITSLYIFLNSALGFSAKFLKDKFDFNFALPILFFVILGALIGSVLGSLKLKPKFIKFLLNLIILNIGGYSLWRGIT from the coding sequence ATGTTATTTTATATTATATTTTTTGCAGTTGCTTTAATTTATTCTATGGTGGGATTAGGTGGTGGGACGGCTTATACCGCAATCTTGACAGTTTATAAAACCCCATATGAAGTGGTTCCGTCCACCTCGCTGTTTCTCAATACCATCGTATCTTTGATAAGCTTTTTAAATTACAGATTTCACTTCCCATCTGAAAGGAAATTTTTAATTTCTTTTATCTTCCTGCTTGGTGGCGGAGGTGCGATACTAGGAGCAAATCTCAAATTGCAAGAAAAAACTTTCTTTATAATACTTGGTTTTGCTCTTGTTTCATCAGCTATTTTATCCTTACTGCAGGATTTTGGGATGAGGGAAAGAATAAAATTCAAAATTCATCAGAATTTGCTCCCTTTTATAAGTTTTCTTGTTGGATTTATCGCTGGTATAACAGGAATCGGTGGAGGTATTTATCTCTCCCCACTTTTAATTTTCTCTGGCTTTCCCACAAAAGAAATAGCTTCAATTACATCCCTTTATATTTTCCTAAACTCTGCACTCGGATTTTCAGCAAAATTCCTGAAAGATAAATTTGATTTTAACTTCGCCTTACCTATACTGTTTTTTGTAATATTAGGGGCTTTAATAGGTTCAGTTCTTGGCTCATTGAAGCTTAAACCAAAGTTTATAAAATTTTTGCTTAACCTGATAATTTTAAACATAGGTGGATATAGCCTATGGAGAGGAATTACATAA
- a CDS encoding amidohydrolase family protein: MRKLLPLIFLICVIQVLFAQQKTKPVEGLRENAPKVYAFINARIVQAPGKIIEKGTLIVRDGVIEAVGANVTIPSDASVIDLSGKVIYPAFIDLYTNYGLPKPEPRRQQMGMGQAPQQVETKKKGATNWNPNVFSDKLAVNEFTPDPKEAEKLRSQGFAIVLSVPREGIFKGKSVLVTLADGKDPNDVVVKPEVAQHIGFIRGFGRDVYPNSLMGNIALIRQTFLDAQWYASAWDAFSKNPSLQRPEANSSLSALQSTLKGEPVTFETSDELDFLRCVKIAKEFSLNAWIVGSGYEYRRVDAIKNAGFPVILPVNFPKPPDIENPDDADEIDLRTLKHWYNAPENPKRLSEAGVTFAFTTYQLENVGEFLQKVREAIERGLPEDVALSALTVTPAKLLGMEKLLGTLEVGKMANFMIVNKSVFQDGAKIFQIWIDGEKYDVEGMPEFDPRGEWKVQLNDDTLRLSISGQLKNLRGRIKKGDKSTGLIRASLFDNNLTLAFNGDSVGINGIVRVSAFVRKDKIEGYAEILDGSRLKFTAVRIGEPKEEQQRGVRKVKFEPLEITYPDGEFGFKKLPEQPEYILIKNATIWTCSNAGKLENADMLIRRGIIEKIGKNLQAPKGALIIDATGKHVTPGIVDAHSHTAITGGVNESTQAITAEVRIQDVINSDDINIYRQLAGGVTCANLLHGSANPIGGQNAVIKYKWGSLPDELIFREAPPGIKFALGENVKQSNWGDRYTTRYPQTRMGVEQIIRDAFKAALDYEKAWEIYNAESKKKILIPPRRDLQLEALLEILKGKRLVHAHSYRQDEILMLLRVAEDFGFRIATLQHVLEGYKIAEVISKHGAGASTFSDWWAYKFEVYDAIPHNGALMEKVGVVTSFNSDSDELARRLNTEAAKAIKYGGLSEEEALKLVTINPARQLKIDKYVGSLEPGKQADFVIWSGNPLSTYSICEQTWIEGRKYFDRNEDLKMREEIKKMRNFIIQKIFEVKQSVRQQPQFATQ, encoded by the coding sequence ATGAGAAAACTTCTCCCATTAATTTTTTTGATCTGCGTTATCCAGGTTTTATTTGCTCAGCAAAAAACAAAGCCAGTTGAGGGCTTGCGGGAAAACGCCCCAAAGGTTTATGCCTTCATCAATGCAAGAATAGTTCAAGCCCCGGGTAAAATCATTGAAAAAGGAACGCTTATTGTAAGAGATGGTGTAATTGAAGCGGTCGGAGCAAATGTTACAATTCCAAGTGATGCCAGTGTAATTGATCTTTCCGGGAAAGTTATCTATCCCGCTTTTATTGACCTTTACACAAATTATGGTCTGCCGAAACCTGAACCTCGGCGTCAACAAATGGGAATGGGTCAAGCTCCTCAGCAAGTTGAGACAAAGAAAAAAGGTGCAACTAATTGGAATCCGAATGTTTTTTCTGATAAACTTGCAGTCAATGAATTTACACCCGATCCAAAAGAAGCTGAAAAATTAAGATCGCAAGGTTTCGCGATAGTTTTATCCGTCCCGAGAGAAGGTATTTTCAAAGGGAAAAGCGTTCTTGTCACACTTGCTGATGGGAAAGACCCAAATGATGTAGTTGTCAAGCCAGAGGTAGCACAGCATATTGGTTTTATTAGGGGATTTGGAAGGGATGTTTATCCGAATTCTTTAATGGGCAACATCGCTTTAATTCGTCAAACATTTCTTGATGCGCAATGGTATGCTTCGGCTTGGGATGCTTTTTCAAAAAATCCTTCACTTCAAAGACCCGAGGCAAATTCTTCTCTTTCGGCGCTTCAAAGCACGCTGAAAGGTGAACCAGTGACCTTTGAAACATCCGATGAACTTGACTTTTTGAGATGTGTTAAAATAGCGAAGGAATTTTCTCTTAATGCTTGGATCGTTGGAAGCGGTTATGAGTATCGTAGAGTTGATGCAATTAAAAATGCTGGGTTCCCGGTTATACTTCCTGTTAATTTCCCAAAGCCACCTGATATTGAAAATCCAGATGATGCTGATGAGATTGACCTTAGAACTTTGAAGCACTGGTATAATGCGCCTGAAAATCCAAAGAGATTAAGCGAAGCAGGTGTAACTTTCGCTTTTACAACATATCAGCTTGAAAATGTGGGTGAATTTTTGCAAAAAGTTCGTGAAGCGATTGAAAGAGGATTACCTGAAGATGTGGCGCTTTCAGCTTTAACTGTGACGCCAGCGAAACTACTTGGAATGGAAAAACTGCTTGGAACTCTTGAAGTTGGAAAGATGGCTAACTTTATGATAGTTAATAAGAGTGTTTTTCAAGATGGCGCTAAAATCTTTCAGATTTGGATTGATGGGGAAAAATACGATGTGGAAGGAATGCCGGAGTTTGACCCGCGTGGTGAGTGGAAGGTTCAATTAAATGATGATACCCTGAGATTGAGTATTTCGGGACAGTTGAAAAATTTGAGAGGTCGTATCAAAAAAGGAGATAAATCAACAGGGCTTATAAGGGCGAGCTTGTTTGATAATAACTTAACACTTGCTTTCAATGGTGATTCTGTTGGAATAAATGGAATTGTCAGGGTTTCTGCATTTGTCAGAAAGGATAAAATTGAAGGTTACGCGGAAATCCTTGATGGGAGTAGGTTAAAATTTACCGCTGTCAGAATTGGGGAACCAAAAGAAGAACAGCAAAGGGGAGTCAGAAAAGTTAAATTTGAACCGCTGGAAATTACATATCCCGATGGTGAATTTGGCTTCAAAAAATTACCAGAACAACCCGAATACATTTTGATCAAAAACGCAACTATTTGGACATGTTCAAACGCTGGAAAGCTTGAAAATGCTGATATGCTGATTCGTCGTGGAATTATAGAGAAAATCGGAAAAAATCTCCAAGCACCCAAAGGAGCTCTTATCATTGATGCAACCGGGAAACATGTAACTCCTGGAATTGTTGATGCACACTCTCATACAGCTATAACAGGTGGTGTAAATGAGTCAACTCAGGCTATCACTGCAGAAGTAAGAATTCAAGATGTTATAAATAGCGATGACATAAACATTTATAGGCAACTTGCAGGTGGAGTTACCTGCGCTAATTTGCTCCATGGTTCAGCTAATCCGATCGGAGGACAAAATGCCGTTATAAAATATAAGTGGGGCTCACTTCCTGACGAATTGATCTTCAGAGAAGCTCCGCCTGGGATAAAATTTGCCCTTGGTGAAAATGTCAAACAAAGCAACTGGGGTGACAGATACACAACGAGATATCCGCAGACGCGTATGGGAGTTGAGCAAATTATACGAGACGCTTTCAAAGCAGCTCTTGACTATGAAAAAGCGTGGGAGATATATAATGCTGAAAGCAAGAAGAAGATTTTAATCCCACCAAGGAGAGACCTTCAACTTGAAGCTTTGCTTGAAATTTTGAAAGGTAAACGGCTTGTTCACGCTCATTCATATAGACAAGATGAGATTTTGATGCTGTTAAGAGTTGCCGAAGATTTCGGCTTCAGGATCGCAACGCTTCAGCATGTTCTTGAGGGATATAAAATTGCAGAGGTGATTTCAAAGCACGGTGCAGGTGCTTCAACATTTAGCGATTGGTGGGCTTATAAGTTTGAAGTTTATGATGCCATACCCCACAACGGAGCACTTATGGAAAAAGTTGGGGTTGTGACATCATTTAACTCGGACAGCGATGAACTTGCAAGACGTCTTAACACTGAAGCGGCTAAAGCGATCAAATATGGTGGTTTGTCAGAGGAAGAAGCATTAAAACTTGTCACTATAAATCCCGCAAGACAATTGAAAATTGATAAATATGTTGGCTCGCTTGAACCCGGTAAGCAAGCTGACTTCGTAATTTGGAGTGGAAATCCACTTTCAACCTATTCAATTTGTGAACAGACATGGATTGAAGGGAGAAAATACTTTGATAGGAATGAGGACTTAAAGATGCGTGAAGAGATCAAAAAGATGAGGAACTTCATCATTCAGAAAATTTTTGAAGTTAAGCAATCAGTTAGACAGCAACCACAATTTGCAACACAATAA
- the moaCB gene encoding bifunctional molybdenum cofactor biosynthesis protein MoaC/MoaB has translation MFDISEKIKTLRTAKAVARIKVSPETIERIRNKEVEKGDIFEVSKAIAPYSAKKTYEILPFCHNIPIEWAGCEIKIRDNFLEVEVVVKTIARTGCEMEALFAVSVCALNIYDMLKPYDKQIIIEEIKLAEKSGGRSEFVEKVKDDFKAGVLVISDSVFAGKKQDKAGKEIIKILNENGIKDVEYKIVPDEIEMIKEEIVSWCERGVDLVVATGGTGLSPRDVTPEAIKPIIEREIPGIMEFARIYGAERTPYTMLSRGIAGIKGKTLILTLPGSTRGARESMMALFPYILHIYKIMEGGKH, from the coding sequence GTGTTTGATATATCAGAAAAGATAAAAACGTTAAGAACTGCAAAGGCTGTTGCAAGAATAAAAGTATCACCAGAAACGATAGAAAGAATAAGGAACAAGGAAGTAGAAAAAGGTGATATTTTTGAGGTATCAAAAGCTATTGCTCCATATTCGGCGAAAAAAACATATGAAATCTTACCATTTTGTCACAATATACCGATAGAGTGGGCTGGATGTGAAATAAAGATTCGGGACAATTTTTTAGAGGTTGAAGTCGTCGTAAAAACAATAGCGAGGACTGGATGTGAAATGGAAGCTCTTTTTGCTGTATCCGTATGTGCTCTCAATATATATGATATGCTCAAGCCTTACGATAAACAAATCATTATTGAGGAGATAAAACTAGCTGAAAAAAGTGGGGGTAGAAGTGAATTCGTGGAAAAAGTTAAGGATGATTTTAAAGCAGGTGTTCTTGTAATATCGGATTCTGTCTTTGCTGGGAAGAAGCAGGATAAAGCAGGTAAAGAGATAATAAAGATATTGAATGAGAATGGGATAAAAGATGTGGAGTATAAGATTGTTCCCGATGAAATTGAGATGATAAAAGAGGAAATCGTGTCATGGTGTGAAAGGGGAGTTGATCTTGTAGTTGCCACAGGTGGAACGGGGCTATCACCACGAGATGTGACACCAGAGGCGATAAAACCAATAATTGAGAGAGAAATTCCTGGAATAATGGAGTTCGCAAGGATTTACGGAGCAGAGAGAACACCTTATACTATGTTATCGAGAGGAATAGCGGGCATAAAAGGGAAAACTCTCATTTTAACATTACCCGGCTCAACAAGAGGTGCAAGAGAAAGTATGATGGCTCTGTTTCCATATATTCTCCATATATATAAGATAATGGAAGGAGGCAAACATTAG
- a CDS encoding molybdopterin molybdotransferase MoeA: protein MERNYISIEEARKLISEHAKPIGKVVQDVVQSLGCVISEDIFSPIDLPSFTNSAMDGYAINTESIRFFPVRLKVVGEVKAGETFKRKKIKEGETLKIFTGAMIPEGVDAVVEKELVKAEGEYIIIEKEIKKWRNLRFKGEEVKEGQKVIEKGTVITPGVAGFLSAMGIKKVKVFKKPKVSLIITGTEVLKLGQKFKHGKVYDANSVSLRLALRELGIESVKVKFVRDDLKMLRSIFKNELKSSDVLIFSGAVSAGDYDYVRELMVEEKVEKIFYKVKQKPGKPIFLGKKDGKFIFGLPGNPAAVIICFYEYVSPFIKGVMGYKNIFPKEVEKELLEDRENKDDRPHFLRVKILGDGVKVLEAQGSHMLSSFVECDGIILLPELSKKVKGEKVKVHLLWER from the coding sequence ATGGAGAGGAATTACATAAGTATTGAAGAGGCAAGAAAGTTAATATCTGAGCATGCAAAACCCATTGGAAAGGTTGTTCAAGATGTTGTTCAATCTCTTGGATGTGTAATATCAGAAGATATTTTCTCCCCAATAGACCTTCCGAGTTTTACGAATTCGGCTATGGATGGATATGCAATAAACACAGAAAGTATAAGATTTTTCCCTGTAAGGCTGAAAGTCGTCGGAGAAGTAAAGGCGGGTGAAACATTCAAGAGAAAAAAAATTAAGGAAGGCGAAACTTTGAAAATTTTCACAGGCGCAATGATTCCCGAGGGGGTAGATGCAGTAGTTGAAAAGGAACTCGTAAAAGCTGAAGGCGAATACATAATCATAGAAAAGGAAATAAAGAAATGGAGGAACTTGAGATTTAAAGGTGAGGAAGTGAAAGAGGGACAAAAGGTCATTGAGAAAGGAACAGTAATAACCCCTGGTGTTGCTGGTTTTTTAAGTGCAATGGGAATAAAGAAGGTAAAGGTTTTCAAAAAACCAAAAGTTTCGCTCATAATAACAGGTACAGAAGTTTTAAAGCTTGGACAAAAATTTAAACATGGTAAGGTGTATGATGCAAACTCTGTTTCTTTGAGACTCGCTTTGAGAGAGTTGGGAATAGAAAGTGTCAAAGTTAAGTTTGTAAGGGATGATCTTAAAATGTTGAGAAGTATTTTCAAAAACGAGTTGAAAAGCTCTGATGTTCTAATTTTTTCAGGTGCGGTATCAGCTGGTGACTATGATTATGTTAGAGAATTGATGGTGGAGGAAAAAGTAGAAAAGATTTTCTATAAGGTGAAACAAAAACCGGGGAAACCAATATTTTTGGGCAAAAAAGATGGGAAATTTATATTCGGTCTTCCGGGAAATCCCGCAGCGGTTATAATTTGTTTTTATGAATATGTTTCACCGTTCATAAAAGGAGTTATGGGGTATAAAAATATTTTTCCAAAAGAGGTTGAAAAAGAACTTTTGGAAGATAGGGAAAACAAGGATGATAGACCGCACTTTCTAAGAGTAAAAATTTTAGGAGACGGAGTAAAAGTTCTTGAAGCTCAGGGGTCGCACATGCTTTCATCTTTCGTAGAGTGTGATGGTATTATTTTGCTTCCAGAATTATCTAAGAAAGTAAAAGGGGAAAAAGTGAAAGTTCATCTTTTATGGGAAAGGTAA